One stretch of Podospora bellae-mahoneyi strain CBS 112042 chromosome 2, whole genome shotgun sequence DNA includes these proteins:
- a CDS encoding hypothetical protein (EggNog:ENOG503P2ZV; COG:S) — translation MAAKPGNSLPKNLLSSPFLGELLAKRSVYVKVRPAPQSLTQRRAILRVLRQHGRIEVFKSLGEPHSFISVASDSATARNLILKAPLEVAFASAPSPPPSGTQTEEEQQGEKFLVDIFEAGGYNHKRFASHLSPLAGPWKNITAYPGDLASTVTVPGLTDGDGDKREVHEDEGLLKSFARRHLEGGYKGGNGWRGMTDWEGGGQDGGDYREDRETFEGGWRGRVMRGRWRGRGYGGLVRGEVSGEGEEGGRKEEGEGKEKGKEMEKVKVRRIVSGGGGGKEVLPQKDEVARQEKVEEGRRWTVKERSGLVREVKRWV, via the exons ATGGCAGCGAAACCGGGGAattccctccccaaaaacctcctctcGTCTCCGTTCCTGGGAGAACTCCTCGCCAAGAGGTCGGTGTATGTCAAGGTCCGGCCTGCCCCGCAGAGTTTGACGCAGCGGAGGGCGATTTTGAGGGTGCTGAGGCAGCACGGGAGGATAGAGGTTTTTAAGAGCTTGGGT GAACCGCACTCCTTCATCTCTGTAGCCTCGGACTCGGCAACAGCCAGGAACTTGATCCTGAAGGCGCCGCTCGAGGTGGCTTTTGCTTctgccccttccccaccaccatcagggACACAAACTGAGGAAGAACAACAAGGGGAAAAGTTCCTGGTTGACATCTTTGAGGCCGGGGGGTACAACCACAAGAGATTTGCCTCCCATCTTTCGCCTCTGGCAGGGCCCTGGAAGAACATCACTGCTTACCCCGGGGATTTGGCGTCTACGGTTACGGTGCCTGGGTTGactgatggggatggggataaAAGAGAGGTgcatgaggatgaggggcTGCTGAAGAGTTTTGCGAGGAGGcatttggagggggggtacAAAGGGGGTaatgggtggaggggaatgacggattgggaggggggtgggcagGATGGGGGGGACTATAGGGAGGATAGGGAGActtttgagggggggtggagggggcgggtgatgagggggcggtggagggggagggggtatggggggttggttaggggggaggttagtggggagggagaggagggggggaggaaagaggagggggaggggaaagaaaaggggaaagagaTGGAGAAAGTAAAAGTTAGGAGGATTgttagtggtggtggtggtggtaaagAGGTGTTGCCTCAAAAGGATGAGGTTGCGAGGCAGGAGAAGgtagaggaggggaggaggtggacggtgaaggagaggagtGGGCTTGTGAGAGAGGTGAAGCGGTGGGTGTGA
- a CDS encoding hypothetical protein (EggNog:ENOG503PI30) translates to MYGQSVHWRSTLNHDAEGDKDNRDEGRAPRQDNGHHQSEDEQQEEVEFASRIEEWRQQRAQRQHRDHQHNGQRYRRHREKSRQASSSPQPADSPSPEPLPGNASPPGRSTVDRLARKLSKQNLQHSNRVNAPLSLPMAPSPLQSMPPVVPETPSIAAETFTTPFPAHVEVDQQYQQPTSSQPPTILPETAAEKPEDKRLDFKELRRHASARALQARLQAMIDNETQCNVRSEPMPPPPPPPPPAATIPRPWLAPPVGEPVVIEVDPDCAMPNWDNSLEVDENDTGDIALDGLVPSARHAHAPSGVRKQSIGGVALRYRLSVDAALRCQNVVRNRPRMRKRDKSRHGSTVSSAMTSAISSPVVGPTIPSSSSMPPPPPYTQP, encoded by the coding sequence ATGTACGGCCAATCCGTACACTGGCGCTCGACGCTCAACCACGATGCAGAGGGGGACAAAGACAACCGAGACGAAGGCAGGGCGCCCCGACAAGACAATGGGCACCACCAGAGTGAAGacgagcagcaggaggaagtTGAATTTGCCAGTCGAATTGAAGAGTGGAGGCAACAACGAGCTCAACGCCAGCACCGAGATCATCAGCACAATGGACAGCGTTATCGGAGACATAGGGAGAAATCGCGCCAAGCCTCATCGTCACCACAGCCGGCCgattcaccatcacccgaACCGTTACCTGGGAACGCATCACCCCCAGGACGATCAACCGTCGACAGGTTGGCCCGCAAGCTGAGCAAGCAAAACTTGCAACACAGCAACCGTGTAAATGCACCGTTGTCACTGCCAATGGCCCCTTCACCATTGCAATCGATGCCTCCTGTCGTGCCTGAGACGCCATCCATCGCCGCAGAGACGTTTACAACGCCCTTTCCTGCACATGTGGAGGTGGATCAACAATATCAGCAACCCACATCGTCTCAGCCACCTACTATTTTACCAGAGACAGCTGCTGAGAAGCCCGAGGATAAACGACTCGACTTTAAGGAGCTCCGTCGACATGCCAGCGCGCGTGCACTACAGGCTCGCCTACAGGCCATGATTGACAACGAAACGCAGTGCAATGTACGCAGCGAGCCtatgccaccaccgccaccgccgccgccgcctgcAGCGACCATCCCAAGACCGTGGTTGGCACCTCCTGTGGGTGAACCCGTCGTTATCGAAGTTGACCCAGACTGTGCCATGCCAAATTGGGACAACAGCTTGGAGGTGGACGAAAATGACACCGGTGATATTGCGCTTGACGGTTTGGTGCCATCTGCACGCCACGCACATGCTCCCAGCGGTGTTAGAAAGCAATCGATTGGGGGTGTCGCTCTCCGGTACCGGTTGTCCGTCGACGCGGCGCTTCGCTGCCAAAACGTGGTCAGAAACCGCCCCAGAATGCGAAAGAGGGACAAGTCGCGCCACGGAAGCACCGTCTCCTCTGCCATGACGTCGGCCATCTCTTCACCTGTTGTTGGGCCCACCataccctcatcctcgtccatgccgccaccaccaccctacaCTCAACCCTAG